ATAAATACTCGCCATTAAACAAAAGTCATACTATTTCATATCTGCATAAAGTAAATACAGACTCAGAAACATTAATAATCTACAGATCAAACACATggacaataatatttaaaactaaCACCCTAACCCTAATCGCATAACCTCCAATCAAAAAAACCACCCCAATTTTTTTCAAATCCACAACAATTCAACCAAAGCCTCAAACCCTAATACATCAACTTCAAAGATCACAATTAAGAACTAGTAAATTTTGTAACCGCCTTAGTTCCTTCAGAAACAGCGTGCTTGGCCAATTCACCGGGAAGAACAAGCCTGACAGCAGTTTGAATCTCCCGAGAAGTGATAGTAGGCTTCTTGTTGTAGCGAGCAAGTTTAGAAGATTCCTGAGCAAGCTTctcaaaaatatcattaatGAAGCTGTTCATAATGCTCATAGCCTTACTAGAGATTCCGATGTCAGGATGAACTTGCTTCAAAACCTTAAAGATGTAGATCTTATAGGTTTCCACGCTCTTCTTggttctcttcttcttcttgtctCCGGCAGCGGCTCCGGCTTCCTTTGGAAGCTTCTTGCCGGCCTTCGGCTTCTTCTCAGCCGGAGCTTTCTCAGCGGCTGGCTTCTTCTCAGCTGGTTTCTTTTCAGCTTTAGGGGCCATTGTTAATGATaatttttagagagagaaaaggaTTTTTAATCGGAATGGCTTTGGAGAGAGAAACTGAGAATTGGTTGGATTCAGGATTGAAACTAATGGGGAAGTGTTTATATAGAAATGATAAGTTGTTTGTGATTGGATGTAGCGAATTGTCACGGATCGATGACGTGGTTTATCTTTTGAGTtccaaaaataattgaaattttgaAGAGTTTTCATTTTCCGCCTTTTTTTCCGGAGATAAAGATTTCAGCGTCGTGGCGCGGTTGTAGATTTGT
The sequence above is drawn from the Amaranthus tricolor cultivar Red isolate AtriRed21 chromosome 5, ASM2621246v1, whole genome shotgun sequence genome and encodes:
- the LOC130814337 gene encoding histone H2B-like encodes the protein MAPKAEKKPAEKKPAAEKAPAEKKPKAGKKLPKEAGAAAGDKKKKRTKKSVETYKIYIFKVLKQVHPDIGISSKAMSIMNSFINDIFEKLAQESSKLARYNKKPTITSREIQTAVRLVLPGELAKHAVSEGTKAVTKFTSS